One Balneola vulgaris DSM 17893 genomic window carries:
- a CDS encoding TonB-dependent receptor family protein, with translation MTLITLLVLGSDTQAQTPPDTLKGELEEITVVGYEGNRSIMQTPGSITYIPTTTLSALQNNSLLYGLNQVAGVKMDERAPGSYRIAIRGSALRSPFGVRNVKIYWNNIPLTDPSGSTALNLLDNHNIKQVEVIKGPTGSMYGAGNGGVLLLNSFERNPVTARNGAVNVGEYGYLKYNGSYITKNDFGIFQYKYASQKTDGYREQGYFDRTTFESSAKIYTPNDIFVTISTLYTNLDYGIPGGLNAQQFEENPRQARAGSVEKESGVRQENFLFGVDMSTQWSENWSGGTTLFGNLSSFENPFLFDYKRDSRKSWGNRSQIVYNTKVGEVDLNLKGGAEVHRANHVARNFQNDAGQPDTLNFDDEIEIRNRTYYFKSEADLPNNVYLTFGLSVNSIRYDIYRVATNLDGDSPQRVKKDFDLEFIPRVAAAKQLNPNTTLHGSISWGFSPPTVEEIRTNEGSLNLGLKPEKGINYELGLRGRIPAKNFTYDAVVFWFILDETIVQLQSPRGTTLFENAGSTDQKGFELSTGWQIWNIPGAVISQVQFNNSYTYHHFKFDEYNRRGNDYSGNDLTGVAPHTVNSELKIASATGLYNHWSLNYTDEIPLNDGNTVYSDPYTLIQVQLGYKTRVGDKFSFDIHGGIDNLLDEDYSRGYDVNAFGDRYFQPAPTMNWFAGFKFNYEL, from the coding sequence TTGACCCTAATTACATTATTGGTTCTCGGCTCAGATACTCAAGCCCAAACTCCACCGGATACTTTAAAAGGTGAGTTAGAGGAAATTACGGTTGTGGGTTATGAAGGGAACCGAAGCATTATGCAAACTCCGGGGTCTATCACTTACATACCCACTACAACGCTTTCGGCGCTTCAGAATAATTCGTTGTTATATGGATTGAACCAAGTAGCAGGTGTGAAAATGGACGAACGTGCACCCGGTAGCTATAGAATCGCGATTAGAGGAAGTGCTTTACGATCACCATTTGGGGTGCGGAATGTGAAAATTTATTGGAATAATATTCCATTAACCGATCCTTCAGGAAGTACCGCTTTGAACCTCTTAGACAACCACAACATAAAGCAGGTGGAAGTGATAAAAGGCCCTACAGGAAGTATGTATGGAGCCGGAAATGGTGGAGTTTTACTCTTGAATAGCTTTGAACGCAATCCCGTTACTGCACGCAATGGTGCTGTAAATGTAGGCGAATATGGATACTTGAAGTACAATGGATCTTATATCACAAAAAATGACTTCGGGATTTTCCAGTATAAGTATGCTTCTCAAAAAACTGATGGCTACCGTGAGCAAGGCTACTTTGATCGTACAACCTTTGAGAGCAGTGCCAAAATTTATACCCCAAACGACATCTTCGTTACCATTTCAACTTTGTATACCAATTTAGACTATGGAATCCCTGGCGGTTTAAATGCCCAACAGTTTGAAGAAAACCCTCGCCAAGCACGAGCAGGAAGTGTTGAAAAAGAGTCGGGAGTACGCCAAGAGAATTTCCTATTTGGTGTTGATATGAGTACTCAATGGTCAGAGAATTGGTCGGGTGGTACCACTTTGTTTGGAAACTTGAGTTCATTTGAGAATCCATTTCTGTTCGATTACAAAAGAGATAGTAGAAAGAGTTGGGGTAACCGCTCGCAAATAGTGTACAATACCAAAGTGGGTGAAGTAGACCTGAATCTAAAAGGGGGCGCTGAAGTTCATCGGGCAAATCATGTAGCTCGAAACTTTCAGAATGATGCGGGTCAGCCTGACACGCTTAATTTTGACGATGAAATCGAAATTCGCAATCGCACCTACTATTTCAAATCGGAAGCTGATTTACCGAACAATGTATATCTAACCTTTGGATTGAGTGTGAACTCCATTCGCTACGACATCTATCGTGTGGCTACGAACTTAGATGGGGATAGTCCGCAGCGCGTTAAGAAAGATTTCGATTTAGAATTTATACCTAGAGTGGCGGCAGCTAAGCAATTAAATCCTAACACCACCTTACATGGAAGCATCAGCTGGGGCTTTTCGCCACCAACGGTAGAGGAAATTAGAACCAACGAAGGCAGCTTAAATTTAGGATTAAAACCTGAAAAAGGGATTAACTATGAGTTAGGCCTGAGGGGAAGAATCCCGGCCAAAAACTTCACTTATGATGCCGTGGTATTTTGGTTTATTCTTGATGAAACCATTGTACAGTTGCAATCGCCACGAGGGACCACCTTGTTTGAAAACGCAGGGAGCACTGATCAAAAAGGATTTGAATTAAGTACAGGGTGGCAGATTTGGAATATTCCGGGAGCGGTAATATCGCAGGTGCAATTCAATAACTCATACACTTACCATCATTTTAAATTTGATGAGTACAACCGAAGAGGGAATGACTATTCTGGAAATGATCTGACGGGTGTAGCCCCACATACGGTTAATTCTGAATTAAAAATCGCTTCTGCAACTGGCTTGTATAATCATTGGTCGCTGAATTATACCGATGAAATTCCATTGAATGATGGGAACACGGTGTATTCAGACCCATATACTCTAATACAGGTACAATTGGGGTATAAAACTAGAGTGGGAGATAAATTCTCCTTCGATATTCACGGAGGCATAGATAATCTGTTGGATGAAGACTACAGCCGTGGTTATGATGTGAATGCCTTTGGCGATCGTTACTTCCAACCTGCTCCAACGATGAATTGGTTCGCTGGCTTTAAATTTAATTACGAGTTGTAG
- a CDS encoding lysophospholipid acyltransferase family protein, whose translation MRKNFLWYHAIRYGVAGTGLKLFYKKIRIDNKKKVYKDKPLLLVPNHQNSFMDAMLITTNLHRSTSFLTRAKAFNTPFMNWFLRSLNMLPVYRVRDGMSSIQKNNAIFQRCVDLLSDNECVLIFAEANHDLRRRLRPLSKGFTRIAFDAEIQNNWELDLYIQPVGVNYSDHQLSRNEVRVVYGDPIRVADFKDIYEEDERKAANALKNAVAENLKPIIMHVQKLDQYPLAKVALDELEPVRKKVADPEYMNALVAKVEADHTPELIQTAEEILETASEYDLNIRRIADVKKPRWKQILLAPLYFLVWINNVIPYQPVRSVVRDKIKDKAFDASIKFVLGLTLFPLFYLFVTIILLIAGVPFWYTLGYLAFSLATSTMFKSGNEVLRDFKQNKKIKEFSSKHPEVYNTLVKKIKTIQNYRERLVSSE comes from the coding sequence ATGCGTAAAAACTTCTTATGGTATCACGCTATTCGCTATGGAGTAGCAGGAACAGGTTTAAAATTATTCTACAAAAAGATTCGAATAGACAACAAAAAGAAGGTTTATAAGGACAAGCCTTTATTGTTGGTACCGAATCATCAGAATTCCTTTATGGATGCAATGCTGATTACTACCAATCTGCATCGTAGCACCTCTTTTCTAACCAGAGCAAAGGCATTCAACACTCCTTTTATGAACTGGTTTTTGCGTTCATTAAACATGTTACCGGTTTATAGAGTGCGTGATGGGATGAGCAGTATCCAAAAGAACAATGCCATTTTTCAACGTTGTGTAGATCTATTGTCAGACAATGAATGCGTGCTGATTTTCGCGGAAGCTAATCATGATTTACGCCGAAGGTTACGTCCACTGAGTAAAGGGTTTACTCGCATTGCCTTTGATGCTGAAATTCAAAACAACTGGGAGTTAGATTTATACATTCAACCTGTTGGGGTAAACTACAGCGACCATCAATTATCTCGAAATGAAGTACGAGTGGTGTATGGAGATCCAATTCGTGTAGCTGATTTCAAAGATATTTATGAGGAAGATGAGCGTAAAGCTGCGAATGCACTTAAAAATGCAGTAGCCGAGAATCTGAAACCAATCATCATGCATGTGCAGAAACTTGACCAATACCCATTGGCTAAAGTAGCACTAGATGAACTTGAGCCCGTGCGAAAGAAAGTCGCTGACCCAGAGTACATGAATGCATTAGTGGCCAAAGTTGAAGCAGACCATACTCCCGAACTCATTCAAACAGCGGAAGAAATTTTGGAGACGGCTTCTGAATACGATCTAAACATTCGAAGGATTGCGGATGTTAAAAAACCACGTTGGAAACAAATTCTTCTTGCGCCCCTCTACTTCCTAGTTTGGATAAATAATGTAATTCCCTATCAACCCGTGCGAAGTGTTGTACGTGATAAAATCAAAGACAAAGCCTTTGACGCATCCATAAAATTCGTACTTGGGCTTACCCTATTCCCACTTTTTTATCTTTTTGTAACCATTATACTGCTGATAGCAGGAGTGCCTTTTTGGTATACTTTAGGCTACTTAGCATTTAGTTTAGCTACCTCTACCATGTTTAAAAGTGGTAATGAAGTATTACGCGACTTCAAACAAAATAAAAAGATCAAAGAATTTTCTTCGAAACATCCAGAGGTATATAACACTCTTGTTAAAAAGATTAAAACTATTCAAAACTATAGAGAACGACTTGTTTCTAGTGAATGA
- a CDS encoding lamin tail domain-containing protein produces MWRLCLLILFVYPWSVFAQTANFEDDFSDQDLSEWVGDTSHFTFILEGDNVLLQQTAPSAGTTQIITPSTQVVGYWEFFLRLDGFSPSAGNKAEIYLMSSSSDLNSALNGYVLQAGENGSGDVLRLFRVTNGVQDNQVLTGTTSIASGGDYRIRVNRDNAGNWTLSVATSYSAPVVQEATGTDNTFTTATHLGLKTTYTSSRVDKFTFDFKIDIPPITVKNVGINDTQIGVSFNIPYASTSVQTTDFTLNPGSFTPSSITEVSSDSVHLNFNAPIPSGELTLAISSIDDASNQTTLADTTLTLFNYDDYVEGAVVINEIMKDEPTGLSEYIELKNTTSLYLNLKDWELSDNSSLSVLSTEDLTLLPDSFIVISSDTASLQSFGNIYSHEVSLPAFNNGSDQVRVYNQNSTLIDSLEYDESWGGENVALERRSSAVSAIYKENWGNSLDLARGTPGRSNSVPLDNSPPSLESLVVEDAQSITLVFNETVDSTSAQTQTNYSISPSLTIQSIQTDQDSTTITFSSTFESGLNYSISIQNQSDVFGNTAIPIDASFKYLEVQPAAQKDIVINEILYRKANEDAPEFVEIYNRSEKNIDLSAWTLSDATQNEATFPPSIIIEADSYLVLTNSLAFAQTSSSMSVYYLSNFPSLNDAGDQIVLKNAEEVIIDSLAYTSEFGGTEAGISTERIDPNAASNDPQNWRSSENGTTPAVQNSVYTPDELAPSLLFARAQLDGRVFVAFNEFVDLDNAQITINGNTTNIVQFDTTEANEVLLDGNGVSLNEVATIEAINFEDIVGNSSASDAIEIAMPITPGAVVINEILFDPLADNEDNLPDQTEYIELYNTRDYAVSLEGLLLHDAPDEQNEIDILNPVSTFYKWIPARSYFLVYAENETEIFMDSQLQDYFGLPDEQEAFTARIDRSSLSLSASNDAIYISDSTVTNIDSVFYTEEWHNPNRVSVKGVALERINPHGPSNEAQNWSSSTDVRGGTPTAENSIYQESGEAPASTGVSVNPNPFSPDGDGFEDFVSINYTLDQPDYLLRIRIFDRYGREVRELVNGKAAGFTGSIIWDGLKDDGGPNRVGIYILFFEAYDSANGKNRTFKETVVLARKF; encoded by the coding sequence ATGTGGCGTTTATGTCTATTGATATTATTTGTTTACCCATGGTCTGTATTTGCCCAAACGGCAAACTTTGAAGACGATTTTAGCGACCAAGATTTATCCGAATGGGTAGGCGATACAAGCCATTTCACTTTTATTCTTGAAGGTGACAATGTATTACTTCAACAAACCGCTCCTTCAGCTGGCACTACTCAAATCATCACTCCGTCTACACAAGTAGTGGGTTATTGGGAGTTTTTTCTAAGGCTTGATGGCTTCAGCCCTTCAGCTGGCAATAAAGCCGAAATCTATTTAATGAGTTCAAGTTCAGATTTAAATAGTGCTCTAAATGGATATGTACTTCAAGCTGGGGAAAATGGATCGGGGGATGTTCTTCGGTTATTCCGAGTTACCAATGGAGTTCAAGACAACCAAGTACTAACGGGAACCACCAGCATTGCTTCGGGTGGTGATTACCGCATCAGAGTGAATCGAGATAACGCTGGGAACTGGACATTGAGTGTAGCAACTTCTTATTCAGCACCTGTGGTTCAAGAAGCAACAGGCACCGACAACACCTTTACAACCGCAACACATTTAGGCCTTAAAACCACATACACTTCCAGCAGGGTCGATAAATTCACCTTCGATTTTAAGATTGACATCCCTCCCATCACGGTAAAAAATGTTGGTATTAACGACACACAAATTGGTGTTTCATTCAATATCCCTTACGCTTCCACCTCTGTTCAAACCACAGACTTCACTTTGAATCCGGGTTCCTTCACTCCTTCATCCATCACAGAAGTAAGTAGTGATTCCGTGCATTTAAATTTTAATGCACCCATACCGAGTGGGGAACTCACTCTAGCTATTTCTTCCATTGATGATGCTTCCAATCAAACTACGCTTGCGGATACTACGCTCACCCTATTCAACTATGATGACTACGTGGAAGGTGCGGTTGTTATTAACGAAATCATGAAAGATGAACCTACTGGCTTATCCGAATACATCGAGTTGAAAAACACCACTTCTTTGTATTTAAACCTGAAAGATTGGGAATTAAGTGATAATAGTAGCCTGTCGGTTTTATCTACTGAAGACCTCACCCTTTTGCCCGATAGTTTCATTGTAATAAGTTCTGATACAGCATCCCTTCAATCATTTGGGAATATCTATTCTCATGAAGTGAGCCTACCTGCATTCAATAATGGGTCGGATCAAGTTCGTGTATACAATCAGAATTCAACCCTCATCGACTCTTTAGAATACGATGAAAGCTGGGGTGGTGAGAATGTAGCTTTGGAACGAAGAAGTAGTGCCGTTTCAGCGATCTATAAAGAAAATTGGGGGAACTCATTAGACCTTGCTAGGGGTACGCCGGGGAGAAGTAATTCTGTTCCGCTAGATAATTCGCCTCCTTCATTAGAGTCGCTAGTTGTAGAAGATGCCCAAAGCATCACTTTAGTTTTTAATGAAACCGTTGACTCAACTTCGGCCCAAACTCAGACTAATTATTCCATCTCCCCGTCCTTAACCATTCAGAGTATTCAAACTGATCAAGACTCTACAACCATCACCTTTAGTAGCACCTTTGAGTCTGGACTTAACTACTCCATCAGTATTCAGAATCAATCGGATGTATTTGGGAATACCGCAATCCCCATTGATGCGTCCTTTAAATATTTAGAAGTCCAACCGGCTGCTCAAAAAGATATCGTGATTAATGAAATCCTATATCGAAAAGCCAATGAAGATGCCCCTGAGTTTGTGGAAATTTATAATCGATCTGAGAAAAATATTGATTTAAGTGCATGGACCCTCAGTGATGCAACGCAAAACGAAGCCACGTTCCCTCCATCTATTATTATCGAAGCTGATAGCTACCTAGTACTTACCAACAGTCTAGCCTTTGCTCAAACTAGTAGTTCAATGTCGGTGTACTACCTTTCCAACTTTCCTTCATTAAACGATGCCGGCGATCAAATTGTGCTTAAAAATGCAGAGGAAGTTATTATCGATTCCTTGGCATACACTTCGGAATTTGGAGGTACTGAAGCAGGAATATCTACCGAACGGATCGACCCGAATGCTGCATCAAATGATCCACAAAACTGGAGAAGTAGTGAAAATGGTACAACTCCGGCAGTGCAAAATAGTGTATACACTCCTGATGAGTTGGCCCCAAGTTTATTGTTTGCGCGAGCCCAATTAGACGGACGGGTATTTGTAGCATTCAATGAATTTGTTGATCTAGATAATGCTCAAATCACCATAAATGGCAACACAACCAATATTGTTCAATTTGATACTACGGAAGCCAATGAAGTGCTTCTTGATGGCAACGGTGTTTCGTTAAATGAAGTCGCAACTATTGAAGCAATCAATTTTGAGGATATCGTGGGCAATAGCTCTGCAAGCGATGCTATTGAAATCGCAATGCCCATTACACCCGGAGCCGTGGTTATCAATGAAATCCTATTCGACCCTCTTGCAGATAATGAAGACAATCTGCCCGACCAGACCGAGTATATCGAATTGTATAACACACGCGACTATGCCGTTTCATTGGAAGGTCTACTTCTGCATGATGCACCCGACGAACAAAATGAAATAGATATCCTGAATCCGGTTTCCACATTCTACAAATGGATACCTGCTCGAAGCTATTTTCTGGTCTATGCCGAAAATGAAACTGAAATATTCATGGATAGCCAACTTCAGGATTACTTCGGATTACCAGATGAGCAAGAAGCATTCACAGCTAGGATAGATCGGAGTAGCTTGAGTTTATCAGCGAGTAACGATGCCATTTATATCTCGGATAGCACGGTTACCAATATTGATTCGGTGTTCTATACCGAAGAGTGGCATAACCCGAATAGAGTATCGGTAAAAGGAGTCGCCTTGGAGCGTATCAACCCCCATGGACCTAGTAATGAGGCTCAAAATTGGAGTTCTAGTACCGATGTAAGAGGTGGAACACCTACGGCTGAAAATAGCATATACCAAGAATCAGGGGAAGCCCCTGCCAGTACAGGTGTAAGTGTGAATCCCAACCCTTTTTCGCCCGATGGTGATGGATTCGAAGATTTTGTTTCCATTAACTACACCTTAGATCAACCCGATTACTTACTAAGAATTCGCATCTTTGATCGCTATGGGCGAGAGGTTCGCGAGTTAGTAAATGGCAAAGCTGCTGGCTTTACGGGTTCAATAATTTGGGATGGCCTTAAAGACGATGGAGGCCCAAACAGAGTGGGAATCTATATCCTATTTTTTGAAGCTTATGACAGCGCCAATGGTAAGAATCGAACCTTCAAGGAAACCGTTGTTCTAGCTCGGAAGTTTTAA
- a CDS encoding superoxide dismutase family protein: protein MKNLLLIALCITMFSCTQKEEVMYVKEFDGPEITKAIATVHPVGESGVSGTVTFEKGTEGVTVSASISGLEAGKHGFHIHQYGDCSAADGTSAGGHYNPEDAPHNDPDANKRHVGDMGNLESDGENATTSLTYTDNRIHLMEIVGRGIIIHAGEDDFESQPSGDAGARIACGVIGITE from the coding sequence ATGAAGAACTTATTGCTCATAGCATTATGCATTACCATGTTTTCTTGTACTCAAAAAGAAGAAGTCATGTATGTAAAAGAATTTGACGGCCCTGAAATAACTAAAGCCATCGCTACTGTACATCCTGTTGGTGAAAGCGGTGTATCTGGCACAGTAACCTTTGAAAAAGGTACCGAAGGGGTAACCGTTTCTGCCTCAATTAGCGGACTTGAAGCTGGCAAACATGGTTTCCACATTCACCAATATGGCGACTGCTCTGCAGCTGACGGAACTTCAGCAGGTGGACATTATAACCCTGAAGATGCTCCTCATAACGATCCTGATGCCAACAAACGTCATGTAGGCGATATGGGTAATTTGGAAAGTGACGGTGAGAATGCTACAACTTCACTCACCTATACTGATAACCGAATTCATCTCATGGAGATTGTAGGTCGTGGAATAATCATTCATGCCGGAGAAGATGATTTTGAATCTCAACCATCCGGTGATGCAGGTGCACGTATTGCTTGCGGGGTAATCGGAATTACCGAATAA
- a CDS encoding glycine--tRNA ligase has translation MSNLDSLDKIVSLAKARGFIFQSSEIYGGLSAVYDYGPLGVELKRNIRNAWWKEMTRRHDNVVGIDAAIFMHPKVWEASGHVGGFNDPMIDDKQSKKRYRADMLIEQYIMKLEKDGKEDKAKEIQELLDTSGTRKSLTEDLYDIIIENEIRSPDSGAFDWTEVRQFNLMFKTQFGATSSEEDGVYLRPETAQGIFVNYKNVMDTSRVSVPFGIAQTGKAFRNEVVARQFVFRMREFEQMEMQYFVEPGTDEASYEEWLEKRLAWHKSIGIREEHLRTAPHPDDKLAHYARAAADIQYKYPIGWQEVEGIHNRSDFDLKQHQEYSGKKMEYFDQKNQKRYIPYVIETSVGLDRLTLMVLCDAYREEEVDGDKRVVLKLHPKLAPVQVGIFPLIKKPALQEVAKKLEMELREEFSVQYDESGSIGKRYRRLDEAGTPFCITVDFDGLEDDTVTIRHRDDMSQERVPLDKVADVIRTGMNNWKPN, from the coding sequence ATGTCGAATTTAGATAGTCTGGATAAGATTGTTTCGCTAGCAAAAGCACGTGGTTTCATTTTTCAATCCTCTGAAATTTATGGAGGCCTTAGTGCGGTATACGATTACGGCCCCCTCGGTGTAGAGCTGAAGCGTAACATCCGCAATGCTTGGTGGAAAGAGATGACTCGTAGACATGATAATGTAGTGGGGATTGATGCCGCTATTTTCATGCACCCAAAAGTTTGGGAAGCCAGTGGGCACGTGGGGGGGTTTAACGATCCAATGATTGATGATAAGCAATCGAAGAAACGCTACCGCGCGGATATGCTCATTGAGCAGTATATCATGAAGTTGGAAAAAGATGGCAAAGAGGATAAAGCGAAAGAGATTCAAGAGCTCTTAGATACTTCTGGAACTCGAAAGAGTTTAACAGAAGATTTATATGATATTATCATCGAAAATGAAATCCGTTCTCCAGATTCTGGCGCTTTTGATTGGACAGAAGTTCGCCAATTCAATTTGATGTTTAAGACTCAATTTGGAGCTACTTCAAGTGAAGAAGATGGGGTGTACCTACGCCCTGAGACGGCTCAAGGTATTTTTGTGAACTACAAGAACGTAATGGACACAAGCCGAGTGTCGGTACCTTTTGGAATTGCACAAACGGGGAAAGCTTTCAGAAATGAAGTAGTAGCTCGTCAGTTTGTATTCCGAATGCGTGAATTTGAGCAGATGGAAATGCAATATTTTGTTGAACCTGGTACGGATGAAGCATCTTATGAAGAGTGGTTAGAAAAACGATTGGCTTGGCATAAGAGCATTGGTATTCGCGAAGAACACTTGCGCACCGCTCCACATCCAGATGATAAACTTGCCCATTATGCTCGTGCTGCAGCTGATATTCAGTATAAATATCCAATTGGCTGGCAGGAAGTTGAAGGAATCCATAACCGTTCTGATTTTGATTTAAAGCAGCATCAAGAGTACTCGGGTAAAAAAATGGAGTACTTTGATCAGAAGAATCAAAAGAGATACATCCCCTATGTAATTGAGACTTCGGTTGGGTTAGATCGTTTAACGTTAATGGTGCTGTGTGATGCATACCGTGAGGAAGAAGTAGATGGCGATAAGCGCGTAGTTCTTAAACTGCATCCTAAGTTAGCTCCTGTACAAGTAGGTATTTTCCCACTGATCAAAAAGCCCGCTCTGCAGGAAGTTGCTAAAAAACTGGAAATGGAATTACGTGAAGAATTCTCGGTTCAATACGATGAGTCAGGTTCTATCGGTAAGCGTTACCGCCGTTTAGACGAAGCAGGTACTCCATTCTGTATCACGGTAGATTTCGATGGTTTAGAAGACGACACCGTAACCATTAGGCATCGAGATGACATGAGCCAAGAACGTGTGCCTCTAGATAAAGTAGCAGATGTGATTAGAACAGGAATGAATAACTGGAAACCGAACTAG
- the asd gene encoding aspartate-semialdehyde dehydrogenase produces the protein MKVGILGATGAVGQKFIRLLQNHPWFEICALGASERSAGKRYKQAANWVEDVPLPNHIAEMTVATCEPSAFSEVDFVFSGLDSSVATAIEGAFARAGIPVISNAKNYRMDNSVPLLVPEVNPEHIALIQSQSFTEDGSGWIVTNPNCVAVPLSLALNPLHKEFGIETVVLTTMQAVSGAGYPGVPSLDILGNVVPFISGEEPKIAPETQKLLATLNNGELDEPHFALQATATRVPSINGHMISATVKFKRTPKNINEVKEAIQSWENPIAELNLPSSPSEVIKLHEEERYPQPRLHADQEGGMQLHMGRLRMAEVFDISFVAMAHNTIRGAAGGAILNAELLYKKGILK, from the coding sequence ATGAAAGTCGGAATTTTAGGTGCTACTGGCGCCGTTGGCCAAAAATTTATTCGTTTACTGCAAAACCATCCTTGGTTTGAAATCTGTGCACTGGGTGCATCAGAGCGCTCTGCAGGTAAACGTTATAAACAGGCTGCCAATTGGGTAGAAGATGTACCCCTTCCGAATCACATTGCAGAGATGACGGTTGCAACCTGTGAACCCTCTGCTTTTAGTGAAGTTGATTTCGTTTTTTCAGGCTTAGATTCTTCCGTTGCCACAGCAATTGAAGGAGCCTTTGCTCGAGCAGGCATTCCGGTGATATCAAATGCTAAGAACTATAGAATGGATAATTCGGTGCCTTTACTGGTGCCCGAGGTTAACCCAGAGCACATCGCACTCATTCAAAGCCAGTCGTTCACCGAAGATGGAAGCGGATGGATTGTTACCAACCCAAACTGTGTAGCGGTACCGCTCTCATTAGCGTTGAATCCTTTGCATAAAGAATTTGGTATCGAAACGGTTGTGTTAACGACTATGCAAGCCGTTTCTGGTGCGGGATACCCAGGGGTTCCAAGCTTAGATATCCTTGGAAATGTAGTTCCATTCATATCTGGTGAAGAACCTAAAATTGCTCCTGAAACTCAAAAACTGCTAGCCACTTTAAATAATGGCGAATTAGATGAGCCTCATTTTGCTTTACAAGCAACGGCCACTCGTGTGCCTTCCATCAATGGGCATATGATTTCAGCTACGGTGAAGTTTAAACGCACTCCTAAAAACATTAATGAAGTTAAAGAGGCCATTCAATCTTGGGAAAACCCTATTGCTGAATTAAACCTCCCCTCTTCACCTTCTGAAGTTATCAAATTGCATGAAGAAGAACGCTACCCACAACCACGCCTTCATGCCGACCAAGAAGGAGGCATGCAATTGCATATGGGAAGATTACGTATGGCGGAAGTATTCGATATCAGTTTTGTTGCTATGGCTCATAATACTATCCGTGGAGCTGCAGGTGGAGCTATACTTAATGCTGAACTCCTTTATAAAAAAGGAATTCTAAAATAG
- a CDS encoding 6-bladed beta-propeller: protein MHRSSIFGLIQLVLLLLLIVHSNSCDKATNQNIPEDLTQLEYTVDLVIGREPHSEYLLGNPVGILTDSLGAIYIADNGSKQILKFNGIGRYLNSIGQQGSGPGEFFNFSLFEQTPKGHFFIVDKGRFRYSTITQQGEELSSKPIDISKWQFYPNDVEFIDDKIISLYKDGNRVTPESTPFLQRSLFYIHSRDLEVKYSEFFPYNQLTGLQEKFAAINFIDRSGSFIFNSTKNGYEIIYSPRLFTGTLYKVRQIDSGWEISSFQTSTPYHTAFTLYNEAEFNSLLEQKLPGLKRTYFDQSEPYRGRVNSTDEGIFRLNDDRIIQFRSEWSDLKSTKNANEPILLDINVQIIDGEDVVLNGHLFSLEVERRPWKPLINWKDDQDRFYLLHSSKDSVLVKRFSINLDS from the coding sequence ATGCATCGTAGTTCTATATTTGGGTTAATACAACTAGTCCTGCTACTTCTTCTCATCGTACATTCTAATTCATGCGATAAAGCAACCAATCAGAATATTCCTGAAGACCTAACTCAACTTGAGTACACTGTTGATTTAGTGATTGGTCGTGAACCCCATTCAGAGTATTTATTAGGAAATCCTGTTGGCATACTCACCGATTCATTAGGAGCGATTTACATAGCTGACAACGGCTCTAAACAAATTCTAAAATTTAATGGCATAGGCCGCTATTTAAACTCCATAGGACAACAAGGAAGTGGCCCTGGTGAATTCTTCAATTTCAGTTTATTTGAACAAACTCCTAAAGGGCATTTCTTTATCGTAGACAAAGGGCGTTTTAGATATTCTACGATTACTCAACAAGGAGAAGAGCTTTCTTCAAAACCGATTGATATCTCAAAATGGCAGTTCTACCCAAACGATGTTGAATTTATAGATGATAAAATCATCTCTTTATATAAGGATGGAAACAGAGTTACCCCAGAGTCTACACCATTTTTACAACGCTCTTTGTTTTACATCCACTCAAGAGACTTAGAAGTTAAGTACTCCGAATTTTTCCCATACAACCAGTTAACTGGTCTTCAAGAAAAATTTGCTGCTATAAACTTTATCGATAGATCTGGCTCATTCATTTTTAATAGCACCAAAAATGGATACGAAATAATTTATTCACCTAGATTATTCACTGGTACACTATATAAGGTTCGACAAATTGATTCCGGGTGGGAAATCAGTTCTTTTCAAACTTCAACTCCTTATCACACTGCCTTTACCTTGTATAATGAAGCAGAATTTAATTCCCTTTTAGAGCAAAAATTACCGGGCTTAAAAAGAACTTACTTTGACCAAAGTGAACCCTATAGAGGTAGAGTTAACAGTACGGATGAAGGAATCTTCAGATTAAACGACGATAGAATCATTCAATTCAGATCTGAATGGAGTGATTTAAAATCTACCAAGAATGCCAATGAACCCATTCTTCTTGATATAAATGTCCAAATCATTGACGGTGAGGATGTTGTTTTAAATGGGCATTTATTTTCATTAGAAGTGGAACGCCGACCCTGGAAACCCTTGATTAACTGGAAGGATGATCAGGATCGTTTTTACTTGCTCCATTCATCCAAAGACTCTGTATTAGTTAAAAGGTTTTCCATCAATCTCGACTCTTAA